The Henckelia pumila isolate YLH828 chromosome 2, ASM3356847v2, whole genome shotgun sequence genome includes a window with the following:
- the LOC140877515 gene encoding uncharacterized protein — translation MPFVLVLRSYRTLEAGGEGYLIYDIDESTGIRALEDLPVFCEYPYVFSDEIPGFPLVCEVEFRIELVPDERVAAAALGFVGQEIYLFEHFALGSARVIRKKKDCSLRLCIDYRQWNRVTIKNKYPLSRIDDLFNQLQGYYRRFIENFSRIARPLTQLKRKDVPFVWQLKTHEWNYPVHDLELAAILSALEIWQHYLYAADALSRKVYVSALHTSAVSSDVHEGCSLGFTFRHKRDQQGVRVFSVLVEPASFACIPEIQLFDPKTRNLDRLAQEIARLHGVPLSIVSDGDPSFTSRFWDFAYNNSYHRSIGMTPFEALYDCRCRTPLFWDKVGERRVEGPELIQRIVDKVELIKKRVKISNNKHRPLHFESGEHVFLRVLFFRKVMRFGLKGNLAPRFIGLFEILEKVGDVAYHLALPPYLFSIHNVFHMSLLRQYIVD, via the exons aTGCCTTTTGTATTAGTTTTGAGATCTTACCGGACTTTGGAGGCTGgtggggaaggttaccttatctatgaTATTGATGAGTCCACGGGGATTAGGGCTCTTGAGGATTTGCCAGTTTTCTGCGAGTACCCATATGTTTTTTCCGATGAGATTCCAGGGTTTCCCCTAGTCTGTGAAGTGGAGTTCAGGATCGAGCTCGTGCCAG ATGAGAGAGTTGCAGCAGCAGCTCTAGGATTTGTTGGACAAGAAATATATTTGTTCGAGCATTTTGCCTTGGGGAGTGCCAGAGTTATTCGCAAGAAGAAAGATTGTTCTTTGCGtctctgtattgattacagacagTGGAACCGAGTGACGattaagaacaagtatcctttatcacgcattgatgatttgttcaATCAGCTTCAGG gatactaccgccgattcatcgagaatTTCTCACGGATTGCTAGACCATTGACGCAGTTAAAGAGGAAGGATGTTCCTTTTGTCTG GCAGTTGAAGACTCATGAAtggaattatccagtgcatgactTAGAGCTTGCTGCAATACTGTCTGCACTCGAGATTTGGCAACATTACCTATACG CTGCAGATGCGCTCAGCCGTAAGGTTTATGTTAGTGCCCTTCATACTAGTGCTGTGTCTAGTGATGTTCATGAGGGGTGTTCTTTGGGTTTCACTTTTCGCCACAAGAGAGATCAGCAGGGGGTTCGAGTATTTTCAGTGTTAGTTGAACCAGCGTCGTTTGCTTGTATCCCAGAAATTCAGCTTTTTGATCCGAAGACGCGAAATTTAGACAGGCTTGCTCAG GAGATTGCGCGTTTGCATGGAGTGCCgctgagtattgtcagtgacgGAGATCCGAGTTTTACCTCACGGTTTTGGG ATTTTGCttataacaatagctatcatcgtagtattggcATGACAccgtttgaggctctttatgatTGCCGTTGTCGAACGCCCTTATTCTGGGATAAAGTAGGGGAAAGACgggttgagggaccagagttgaTTCAACGAATTGTGGATAAAGTTGAACTGATCAAGAAAAGAGTCAAGATTTCCAACAATAAACATAGACCTTTGCATTTCGAGTCAGGGGAGCATGTTTTCTTGCGAGTTTTATTTttccgaaaggtgatgagatttggtctcaagggaaATTTAGCACCTAGGTTCATTGGtctatttgagatcttggagaaagtCGGAGATGTGGCTTACCATTTGGCATTACCGCCGTATCTTTTCAgcattcacaacgtgttccacatGTCATTACTTCGTCAGTACATTGTAGATTGA